GATATTATTCACAGTAAAAGTAGAAAAGGAAATCCATCAATAATACGGTACTGGAATCTTTTTGTCGAATAATAAAAAGAGAGCTTATTCGAGATACCCATTATGAGTCACTTGAACAAGCTCAAAAAGAAATCTTTAATACATAAACTTTGTGTCTACAAAACCTTTACGGTTCCAATTTTTTTGTTTTGTTATCTTCAACTAATTTTAAAGCAGCATCTAAAACTTTCTCACCATTCATCCTTCCGTAATCTGCTACATTTATTACATCTATTGGCACGCCTTTAGTTTCACACATAGCTTTTAGTTGAGAAAGTTTAAATCTTACTTGTGGTCCAAGTAGTGCTACATCTATTCCTTCTTCTAATCTTTTGTTTAATGTTGATTCTGGATAAGCTTCAACGTCTACTTCTATTTTTTTTTGGTCTGCTGCCTCTCTAATTTTCTTAACTAGTATGCTTGTTGACATACCTCCTGCACAAAATAATGCTATTTTAATCATAAAATTGTCCTCCTCTATTTAGCTACTAATGTATTTATAATTTTTCTTAATTTAACTATTTGCTCAATAAGATTTTTTTCTGTTAAAGCTGTCATTAAATGATCTTGAGCATGTACAAAAAGTACTGTAATTTCAGTTTTTTCACCTGCAGCTTCTTTTTGTAATAAAGAAGTTTGTGCATTATGCGCTAATTCTAATGATTCACTTGCTTTCTGCATTAACGCATCAGCTTCCTCATACATTTCATCATTTACCTTCTCCAATGCATCATATGCATGTGCTTTAGCTTCACCTGCGTTTATTATAATGTTCATTATAATCATTTCTAGTTCACTCACAATTAATACCTCCATCTACTTCCTATTTTCTTCAACCTAATCTATCTCTAATAGACTATTTTAATAGTATCTAACAATCCGGATGGTTGAATCTCTTCAGTTGAAGAAAAACAATCTACTATTTGCTTATCCAAAGTATTTGTTACATCAATACATATGGTATTTTTACCTGATTTTAACAAATTTGATATATAAAATTTATATGGGGGACAAATTCTAGTATCAACATATTTCCCATTTACAATTAAATCTGCTACTTCATATACTCTTCCAAGATCAATCATTGCAATATCTATGTCTTGTTCAAATTCAACATCTGTTTCATATCGAAAAGTTCCCGAAAAATTTGGTAAATACTTAGAAAGAGATAGGTTTTCTAATTTTTCTAAAGTAAAAACTTCAGTAAACTTTGGATATTCCAAAGCGTTAGCTATACTAACTTTATACTTTGAGTTCACAACTTTAATTTTTGTTCCAGTTACTATTTCTTTGCTGACAATTGAAAAATCCACATCTCCTAAAATATAAATAAATGATTCATAAGGTGATAAAATAACTTTAATACTGCCGTTATAATCAACTTTAGTGATTTTATTATTTAAAATATCATATTTGTATACTGGTTTATCAGTTTTAAATTTAATACTTGCTTCAATAGTATTAATTGGATCTTCATTGAAAAACATCATATATTCAGACTCTTCTTTAGCAAAAGAAGAATATCTTAAATAAGGTTCATTTTTTTTACATTTAATAGTGTATAAATTATTTGAGTTCATATAAGTTGCTAAATCCATTAATGGTACAATATCTACATGATGCAAATTCTTAAGCAAAACCTTATCACTGCTATTAAATACACCGCTTGGTAAGCCATCAATAAATACAATTTTTAATTTTGAGTTTTTTGCTTTTACAATAAATTGAAGCAATTCCTCGCTTATATACTCACAGTATGGAATAATTAAACATTTATATTCATTATTATTGATATAAAGATAGTCCTCTATAGTTGTTTTAAAGTAATCTTTAAAAACGAATACATCATTTGGTATAATATCAAAGTCAATCTGATTTTGAGTTAAAACTCTAGTAGGTTTTTGTGTTAGCATAAACTTGCCTGTCCATTCAGCCTCAGCATGATATAATACTGCAGCTGTTGGTTTTGTGTGACCACCATTAAGTAAAGTACACGTTTTATTTAAATATTCCATAAGTTTGCCAAAATATCTAAACTGAGGATTATTTCCATGACCATAAAAGTGTGGTGGACAGTCAATATCCGGAAAACTTTTTCCTGAAAAAGCATGTGGTACAAAGTGATTTACACCACGAATTAGGAAATGATCTACTATCCATTTCATCATTTTTATGCCCTCGTGCCATCCATAGGCTCCAAAAACTTCTGCTACAGTCCTTCCGTTTTTCTTCGGATCTATATGTCCTAAAGAAGATCCCAGCTTTGCTAAAGCATAATGAAAAAATTCGTTCTCCCACTCACCTGTAAGAGCTGGATGCATACCATTGTCTAAACCTGGTATAATCTGATTTAAGACAACATCTATACCTGCCATATCTTGCCCAGCCATAGCTCTAAATAAGTGTCCTGGGCCAACACCTAATCTAGCGTTACTATCTCTGTCTTCAATAACATGACCTATATATTCAACATTATGACCCCTACACCAATTTCCCAAATTATCGCTAAAACATTCTTTATATAATTGAGTGCATATATCCATAAATACATATCTTACTTCTGAACTATAGGATTCTTCATACCATAAGGAAGATAATTTTAAATCATAATCGTTTCCTAATCTTGACTTTAATCTTTCTTTCACTTCATTACTCCAAGGTAATGGCATAACTTTGCCAATTGCACTATCACCTTTGTTACCTTTTTCATTCATAAATCCTGGTTCGTCCGAAAAAAAACCTGCAATGGTTTTACCAAATTCACTTTTATATCTTTCATAATGAGGCTCGTATACTGCTTCGATCAATATATCGCAAGATTCCTTATCTACCATATTTATGTAATCAGAGTTATATTTAACTTTTTGTGATTCATAAATCATATATATTTTCCAAACACCTGCTGGAATATCAAAATATATAATCTCTTCCTCCATAGATTCCTTTAGATTAATGAATTTATCTCCTTGTTTTGCATATACTGATATTATTTTAGCAGTTGGATCTAATAAATTTTTAGTATTAACACCAATACTCTTTTTGGGTCCAAGTACTTCTACAACACGATGAGTTAATAACGTTTTTAGTCTTTCAGGATACTTTTTTTTCACTAAACCATTTGCATACCCCGTTGGAAAATGTGCATCATCTAATATCCATATTTTCATATTTAGTCTTTTTGCTTCACGAATTATTATATCTAAATCATTCCACCATCTTTTTCCCATAAAGTCTGGGTGAGGTCTTGATTCTATACATACAGCTTTAATATTCGAATCGTGAATCTTTTGCATATAATTTACCAATACTTCTTCTGATTCTCCATGTAGCCAGAAAAAAGGTAATGTATAATTTTCAAAATTTCCATTGTAAATATTACTTATCTCTTTCATATTTCACCACTTTCTTTTTATTAAATATATTATTTTCTACAACATAATTTTATCCCTTGCTTTTACACATAAAATTTATTTTTCAGCTGCTTTTTCTTCTTCAAAGGCTCTTTTATCAATTATCTTAAAGAATGGATAATAAATTGCTAATGATATAAATATAGAGACCACTTGATAAAGTGCCAATCTCCATCCCCCATTAAAAAGTCCTGTTATTACTAATGGTGTTCCTATAGGTGCTCCAATACCATTTGATATTGGCAAAATGCCCATTACAGTCAACACATAAGCCAAAGCTATCAGCAACACTGGAGTAAATAAAAATGGTATAAATAGAACTGGATTTAGCATACATGGTAACCCAAATACTACTGGTTCATTTATATTAAATAGAGAAGGAATAAGTACCATTTTTCCTAAAGCTTTATATTGTTTTGACTTTGAGAAATAAGTTAACAAAATTACTAATCCAATAGTTGCACCAGCACCTCCACAAGTGGCTACTGCACCAATCCAATTAAATGTTATAATATGAGGTAAGTTTGAATTGGCGACACCATTTGAAACTGCTGCCATATTTTCAGCATCCGCTGCCATCCAAAGTGGTGCAACCACCATTATAATAGCCATGCCATGAACTCCGAAAAACCAGCACAATCCAATTAATACGTAAACTAACAATGCAGCCCAGACACTTCCCCCTATTCCTTGTAAAGGAAGTTGTATTAAACCATAAATTACTTGATGTAAATTTTTAAATGAAGTAAACTGAACGACATAAGCAATTAATGCAAAAACACTTACTATTAAAACACCAGGAATTATACTAACAAAAGCTTTTGATACAAATTCAGGTACTCCTTCTGGTAATTTAATTACTAAATTTTTATCTAAAATAAAGACATATATTTTTGATGCTAAAATAGCAATAATTATTGCAGTAAATAATCCAGTTGAGCCTAACCAAGTTAATGGTAAGTTAGTAACTGTTGAATATCCTTCGCCGGTAATCAGCATTGGAGTGACAATGAAAAATGACATCAAACTGATTAATCCTGCTGCAAATCCATCTTTTTCTTGACGCGTTGTGTATGTATTTGCAATAGAAAATGCTGCATATAACGCTAGCATATTATTAGTCACATTGATTATTGTATTAAGCAAATCTGCTAAATGTGATGAAGTAAGAAACTGCTGATATACATTAATCGGTAATCCTTTTAAAAGTGATGCAAAAGCACCTACCATCATTATTGGCATCATTGCCATCATACCTGTTGAAATAGATTGTATAATGTTGTTTGCTTGCAATTTGTTAGCTAAAGGAATAATGTATTTTTCTAAAGTACTCATGAATTGATTCATAATAATCCTCCTTATGTAATCTTAAGTTTAAATCTTTTAAAATTTGGCCCAATTTTTTTGTTCATTAAAACTTAATTTTTCTACATCTTTATTTTATTATACGTTTTCAAAATTATAAATGACATTTTTGTGTGTGATTACTAACATTTATTCACATACAAAGATATATTTTTGTGATAAACTCATTTATGAAGATTTACTGTAAATAAAAATTGAATTGGAGGCATTTTTATGAACAAAGAAGAATTAGATATTTACCTTAGAAGTTATATTGGACATGAATACTCTGATCTTAAAGAAATAGTAAGATATTATAATTTTCAATCTATTGATGATGCAATTACTAACATTCATAATATACAAAAAAGGAATTATCCAATTAAAGAAATAGATTCCCTAGATACATATTTTCCAAAGGAATTTCTTTTTAAGAAACATGGACGATTTACTGCTTTTGCTCCTCACAAGCATAACTGGATTGAGTTGGCTTATATTTATTCGGGTGAGATTTCTGAAATTATTAATGGCTCTTCAATTACTCTAAAAACTGGAGATTTGATTATCTTGGATAGAAATGTAATTCATTCAACCGATATAGCAGGATTTAATGATATAATGCTTAGCTTCATATTAAATATAGATTATTTTAACAATTCATTTTTTAGCCAATTAATGTCAAGCAATGTTATTACAAATTTTTTACTTCATTCACTTTATGAAATGCATAAATATAATACTTATTTACTTTTTCAGACAAAAGACAATGAAGATATACATAACATAATTTGTAAGTTAGCAACAGAATTTATTTCGCCTAATATAGGATCTGATGTAATAAAAGACAATTATATCAAAATTTTATTTACGGAATTATTGAGAATATATGACTCTGAAAATAATAAGGAAAATGATATAAATAAAAATACACAGATTTCGTTTGATATTTTGAACTATATAAAAGCTAATTATAATACAATTAATTTATCTTCTGCTGCAAAATATTTTAATTTTAATACTAATTATTTTAGTTCTTTTGTAAAAAAGATAACAGGACTTAACTTTAAAGACTTAATTTTAAATGAAAAACTTGAAAAGTCCTCTTATCTTTTGAGAAATACAGATATGTCAATTGAATCAATATGTCAAGAAGTTAATATTAGTAATATTAATTTCTTTTATAAGAAATTTAAAGAGCGCTATAATGTGACACCTAATAAATATAGAAAATAGGCAATATTATCTTACCATATTTTTCTGTAATATAAATGGTTGATTTTATTTTTATGAAAACCACGTTACACTACCTACTTCCATACTAAGATATTTATAATTAACTTACAATAACTACTATTTACTTATGTGCTATATATAGCAATACTATTGATAACTGATATTAAAAGACACTTATCAATGCTATAAGTGTCCTAATTGATACTTTATTATTTTTTCAATTAGAGAATTACTGTTGCAGTTACCTTTATTGTTATAGTTTTTGCAAGTGGAACATCACCAACACTCACTTTAATATTATTAGATGTTTAACTTGGATCAACACTTCCTTGAATAGTTGCTACTCCACTAACATTAAAATCAATATGGTTTGGTGTTGGATCATTTATCACTACTGCTTTAGCTTCTTTTATACCAGTATTAGAAACTACGGTATATATAAAATTATCTCTGACCAATGCATCTTTTAACTCAAAAAAACTTTATCCACTAAAAAACGAATCATACTCTTCCTGACTTCTTGCTATGTATATTCCCATCAATTCACTAATATTATTTTTTTTTCATCCTCTCAAATTTATTATTTGCTTCTTTTAATAATATATCATCCTGTATTAATTGTGGCCTTTGATAATTGGTAACTGTTATCTTCTCATTTTTAATGCCTGTGAAAATAATAAAAACACAACATTCAATTTCAAAATTTATTTTAATTTTTTCTGGCAACTTAATATCATATAATTCAGGAATATTTTTAGTATCAAAATTATACTCTCCAAGTAAGTTGATGTGTTCCCAGCCTAATGGAGCTATATTTTTGAGTAAACTTTCATCAAAAGTATAACTTTGTTTTAAATGATCTACAGCTTTTTGTAAATAAGTAGTATTCCAAATGATTATAGC
The window above is part of the Clostridium saccharoperbutylacetonicum N1-4(HMT) genome. Proteins encoded here:
- a CDS encoding PTS sugar transporter subunit IIB, with product MIKIALFCAGGMSTSILVKKIREAADQKKIEVDVEAYPESTLNKRLEEGIDVALLGPQVRFKLSQLKAMCETKGVPIDVINVADYGRMNGEKVLDAALKLVEDNKTKKLEP
- a CDS encoding PTS lactose/cellobiose transporter subunit IIA; amino-acid sequence: MSELEMIIMNIIINAGEAKAHAYDALEKVNDEMYEEADALMQKASESLELAHNAQTSLLQKEAAGEKTEITVLFVHAQDHLMTALTEKNLIEQIVKLRKIINTLVAK
- a CDS encoding glycosylhydrolase-like jelly roll fold domain-containing protein, yielding MKEISNIYNGNFENYTLPFFWLHGESEEVLVNYMQKIHDSNIKAVCIESRPHPDFMGKRWWNDLDIIIREAKRLNMKIWILDDAHFPTGYANGLVKKKYPERLKTLLTHRVVEVLGPKKSIGVNTKNLLDPTAKIISVYAKQGDKFINLKESMEEEIIYFDIPAGVWKIYMIYESQKVKYNSDYINMVDKESCDILIEAVYEPHYERYKSEFGKTIAGFFSDEPGFMNEKGNKGDSAIGKVMPLPWSNEVKERLKSRLGNDYDLKLSSLWYEESYSSEVRYVFMDICTQLYKECFSDNLGNWCRGHNVEYIGHVIEDRDSNARLGVGPGHLFRAMAGQDMAGIDVVLNQIIPGLDNGMHPALTGEWENEFFHYALAKLGSSLGHIDPKKNGRTVAEVFGAYGWHEGIKMMKWIVDHFLIRGVNHFVPHAFSGKSFPDIDCPPHFYGHGNNPQFRYFGKLMEYLNKTCTLLNGGHTKPTAAVLYHAEAEWTGKFMLTQKPTRVLTQNQIDFDIIPNDVFVFKDYFKTTIEDYLYINNNEYKCLIIPYCEYISEELLQFIVKAKNSKLKIVFIDGLPSGVFNSSDKVLLKNLHHVDIVPLMDLATYMNSNNLYTIKCKKNEPYLRYSSFAKEESEYMMFFNEDPINTIEASIKFKTDKPVYKYDILNNKITKVDYNGSIKVILSPYESFIYILGDVDFSIVSKEIVTGTKIKVVNSKYKVSIANALEYPKFTEVFTLEKLENLSLSKYLPNFSGTFRYETDVEFEQDIDIAMIDLGRVYEVADLIVNGKYVDTRICPPYKFYISNLLKSGKNTICIDVTNTLDKQIVDCFSSTEEIQPSGLLDTIKIVY
- a CDS encoding PTS sugar transporter subunit IIC, whose product is MNQFMSTLEKYIIPLANKLQANNIIQSISTGMMAMMPIMMVGAFASLLKGLPINVYQQFLTSSHLADLLNTIINVTNNMLALYAAFSIANTYTTRQEKDGFAAGLISLMSFFIVTPMLITGEGYSTVTNLPLTWLGSTGLFTAIIIAILASKIYVFILDKNLVIKLPEGVPEFVSKAFVSIIPGVLIVSVFALIAYVVQFTSFKNLHQVIYGLIQLPLQGIGGSVWAALLVYVLIGLCWFFGVHGMAIIMVVAPLWMAADAENMAAVSNGVANSNLPHIITFNWIGAVATCGGAGATIGLVILLTYFSKSKQYKALGKMVLIPSLFNINEPVVFGLPCMLNPVLFIPFLFTPVLLIALAYVLTVMGILPISNGIGAPIGTPLVITGLFNGGWRLALYQVVSIFISLAIYYPFFKIIDKRAFEEEKAAEK
- a CDS encoding AraC family transcriptional regulator, coding for MNKEELDIYLRSYIGHEYSDLKEIVRYYNFQSIDDAITNIHNIQKRNYPIKEIDSLDTYFPKEFLFKKHGRFTAFAPHKHNWIELAYIYSGEISEIINGSSITLKTGDLIILDRNVIHSTDIAGFNDIMLSFILNIDYFNNSFFSQLMSSNVITNFLLHSLYEMHKYNTYLLFQTKDNEDIHNIICKLATEFISPNIGSDVIKDNYIKILFTELLRIYDSENNKENDINKNTQISFDILNYIKANYNTINLSSAAKYFNFNTNYFSSFVKKITGLNFKDLILNEKLEKSSYLLRNTDMSIESICQEVNISNINFFYKKFKERYNVTPNKYRK